The genomic segment TAAATCTCGGAAAATTCTTTCTTCTGTCGGAGCATCTTTTGATAAATGCTATATAGATGTTTTGGTCGACCATAAATTTCAACTTTAATATTTGTCTCACTTTCAATCTTTTCCTTAATTGTCCTGATAGCTCTCTCAATATTTTTCTCCCGCTCTTTACGGGTAGTCGCAACTTTCCTGGCCAGATCATAGTATTTTTTTGGTTCCAGATAACGAAAAGATAAGTCCTCCAATTCCCATTTGATTTTAAACATTCCCAAACGATGGGCCAAAGGTGCATAAATTTCTAAAGTCTCTTCAGCCTTGCGTTTCTGCTTTTCAGGTGCAGTATAATTTAAAGTACGCATATTGTGCAGCCGGTCAGCCAATTTAATCAGGATTACCCGAATATCCTTAGCCATAGCTAAAAACATTTTGCGCAAATTTTCAGCCTGATGTTCTTCCCGGGATTTAAAGGCAATTTGAGAAAGTTTAGTAACACCATTAACCAAAAGAGCAATCTCTTTTCCAAATTCTTCCTCAATCTGCTCAATGGTAATATCTGTATCTTCAACTACATCATGAAGAAGAGCAGCAGCAATAGTAATTACATCCAACTCTAATTCTGCTAGAATCTCTGCAACCTCCACAGGGTGATTAAAAAAAGGCTCTCCCGAATCCCGGAATTGGCCCTCATGGGCTTTACGCGCAAACTCATATGCCCGGCCAACTATATCCAGATCAGGATCGTTTGTATATGATTTTATTTTTTCGAGCAAATCCTGTAAGTTCATATACAACTCTCCTAAATTTTAGTAGTTTAATTAATCTTTAATCAAGGAAATAACAGGGAATTTGCTTAATCTCTCACGTCCATTTAAAAAAGTCAGTTCGAGAATAAATGCCAGACCTGCAACCTGACCATTCAAATTTTCTATCATCTCAATACTCGCAGAAACTGTTCCACCGGTAGCTAAAAGATCATCTATAATAAGTATCTTACTTCCCGGTTCAAAGGCATCTTTATGCATTTCTAAAGTATTAGAACCGTATTCCAATTCATATTCTGCCCGAATTACTTCCCCCGGTAATTTACCTTTTTTACGAATTGGTATAAATCCTTTGTTCATTTTTAGTGCTAAAGGCACACCAACGAGAAAACCTCTAGCTTCAATACCGGCAATATAATCAAAATCCAATTCTTTAACCTTATTGTAAAGATCTTCGATTAAGTTATGAAAAGCTTCGGGGTTTTTAAAAATGGGGGTAATATCTTTAAAAAGGATCCCCTTCTTTGGAAAATCTGGTATTTCGCGAATACAATCTTGATAATTCATTGCTTTGTTACCTCCCTTTTATAATGTTCCATTGGAAAAATCGAATGGGAAATTTTAAACAATAATTATACTACAGAAAGTTAATTTTGAGCGACATAGAAATTTTTCGCTAAACCATCTTAGTGAGATTTCCGACAAAATAAGGCCTCATCACAGGAGGTAATGAGCTAATCAAGGGCCAGGAGGGCCCTTTATTTAGGAAACCTTATTTCGGCGGAAATCGAGTTTTAGATGATTCGAAAAATTT from the Anoxybacter fermentans genome contains:
- a CDS encoding adenine phosphoribosyltransferase encodes the protein MNYQDCIREIPDFPKKGILFKDITPIFKNPEAFHNLIEDLYNKVKELDFDYIAGIEARGFLVGVPLALKMNKGFIPIRKKGKLPGEVIRAEYELEYGSNTLEMHKDAFEPGSKILIIDDLLATGGTVSASIEMIENLNGQVAGLAFILELTFLNGRERLSKFPVISLIKD